The following are encoded together in the Asticcacaulis sp. genome:
- a CDS encoding ATP synthase F1 subunit epsilon encodes MSDKLHVSLVTPERELFAGEVDQVVAPGVEGEFGVLAHHAPFMTTLAEGDVTILDGVTKRVFQVRGGFADVNEDGMTILAEHANEYGENIH; translated from the coding sequence ATGAGCGATAAGCTGCATGTTTCGCTGGTGACGCCCGAACGCGAACTGTTCGCGGGCGAGGTCGATCAGGTCGTGGCGCCGGGTGTCGAAGGTGAATTCGGCGTTCTGGCGCACCACGCGCCCTTCATGACCACGCTGGCCGAAGGGGATGTCACCATCCTCGACGGCGTGACGAAGCGCGTCTTCCAGGTGCGCGGCGGCTTTGCCGACGTCAACGAGGACGGCATGACCATCCTGGCTGAACACGCCAACGAATATGGTGAAAATATTCACTAG
- a CDS encoding DUF1428 domain-containing protein, with protein sequence MSETTYIDGFVIPVRNADKDAYLAMAKKAAAVWRDHGALEVIECWGDDVPDGKVTSFPMAVKLEPNEVVVFSWVTWPSKAARDAGNEKVMADPRMSPENMEMVFDGKRLIFGGFSLLNRG encoded by the coding sequence ATGAGTGAAACCACCTATATCGATGGATTTGTCATCCCCGTCCGCAATGCCGATAAAGACGCCTATCTGGCCATGGCGAAAAAGGCCGCGGCGGTCTGGCGCGACCATGGCGCGCTGGAAGTGATCGAATGCTGGGGCGATGATGTGCCCGATGGCAAGGTCACCTCATTCCCGATGGCCGTGAAGCTGGAACCTAATGAAGTGGTCGTCTTCTCATGGGTCACCTGGCCTTCCAAAGCAGCCCGCGATGCCGGCAACGAAAAGGTCATGGCCGATCCGCGCATGAGTCCGGAAAACATGGAGATGGTCTTCGACGGCAAGCGCCTGATCTTCGGCGGCTTTTCGCTGCTTAACCGGGGCTGA
- a CDS encoding glucan 1,4-alpha-glucosidase, producing the protein MELRMRKYVLAGCASVLALAGGAALAQEETPNHNPTVIADAKATNGPGLASPWAYSGKQGIGSAYEAYKDYQFSDQAATGTVSKVWFSLAEGVVTETMYGRIHEAQIREMQIAVTGAGWTAFERTDTTSHVEYIHTDAAGRPLSPAYRLTNTDKQGRFVIIKDVFTDPDHQTLMVRVTVKALKGPVTPYVILDPSMANTSGDDEGHANVTNLQAWQGNVALNLSANVPFKKATVGYTGVSDGIKELTATQSLGALHSAADQKGNIVLVGQLPTVSQTATFDLALGFGANTEAASVRSAATLKAGYAKVLANYNGEGKAVGWEDYLASLSELKSLIPVSEDNGKLLYASALALKVQEDHTSAGAMIASLSNPWGDTVTTDVSSTGYKAVWPRDFYQVSMALAALGDRETPVAAFRYLPTVQVRSTTPGNTGATGWFMQKAHVDGTPEWVGVQLDQTAMPILLGERLEQLGLISKAELLSSYHSMLKPAADFLSHGGTVGLDWNHATITPPYSQQERWEEQEGHSPSTTAAVIAGLTAAADIATQAGDADGAKLYSEKAADYSGKLEQRLFTTSGKVRGEDKPASYFLRISRSEDANNPGSQDSRNGRPAMPSDLMVDAGFLELVRYGVRPADDKDITASLAVIDDQTLPENLRVRYDFHFPGTDVTVPGFRRYGNDGYGEGTEGGNYGPMSPDQRGRVWPIFTGERGHYELALDSLKAGGATDGDIAAIRGTYVKGMELFANEGLMIPEQVFDGVGSKTAHDYTVGEGTDSATPLAWSHAEYVKLLRSVRDRQVWDRNPATYQRFSDKVKD; encoded by the coding sequence ATGGAACTGCGTATGCGTAAATATGTACTGGCCGGTTGTGCAAGCGTACTGGCCTTGGCAGGTGGCGCGGCCCTGGCGCAGGAAGAGACGCCCAACCATAACCCCACCGTCATTGCTGACGCCAAGGCCACCAATGGTCCGGGCCTCGCTTCGCCCTGGGCCTATTCCGGCAAGCAGGGTATCGGCAGCGCCTATGAGGCTTACAAGGACTATCAGTTCTCCGATCAGGCCGCAACAGGCACCGTCTCGAAGGTATGGTTCTCACTGGCCGAGGGCGTGGTGACCGAAACCATGTACGGCCGCATCCACGAGGCGCAGATCCGTGAAATGCAGATCGCCGTCACGGGAGCCGGATGGACCGCCTTCGAGCGTACCGATACAACCAGCCATGTTGAATATATCCATACCGATGCTGCCGGCCGTCCGCTCTCGCCAGCCTACCGTCTGACCAATACCGACAAGCAGGGTCGCTTTGTCATTATCAAGGATGTCTTCACCGATCCCGATCACCAGACCCTGATGGTGCGTGTCACGGTCAAGGCGCTCAAAGGCCCGGTGACACCTTACGTTATTCTCGATCCCTCGATGGCCAATACCTCCGGCGATGACGAGGGCCATGCCAATGTGACCAACCTGCAAGCCTGGCAAGGAAACGTCGCGCTCAATCTGTCCGCCAATGTGCCGTTCAAAAAGGCCACGGTCGGTTATACCGGCGTCAGCGACGGTATAAAGGAACTGACCGCCACGCAGTCGCTTGGTGCGCTGCACAGCGCCGCCGACCAGAAGGGCAATATCGTGCTGGTCGGGCAATTGCCGACGGTCAGCCAAACGGCCACCTTCGACCTAGCCCTGGGCTTTGGCGCAAACACCGAGGCTGCCAGCGTCAGATCCGCTGCCACCCTGAAAGCCGGCTATGCGAAAGTGCTGGCCAATTATAACGGTGAAGGCAAGGCGGTTGGCTGGGAAGACTATCTCGCCTCGCTGTCCGAACTGAAAAGCCTGATCCCGGTATCAGAGGACAATGGCAAACTGCTCTATGCCTCGGCCCTGGCGCTGAAGGTGCAGGAAGACCATACCTCTGCCGGCGCCATGATCGCTTCGCTGAGCAATCCGTGGGGCGATACGGTGACCACCGATGTCTCCTCGACCGGCTACAAGGCCGTCTGGCCGCGCGATTTCTACCAGGTTTCCATGGCCCTGGCCGCTCTGGGCGACCGCGAAACGCCGGTCGCCGCCTTCCGTTACCTGCCGACCGTGCAGGTCAGGTCGACGACGCCCGGCAATACCGGCGCCACCGGCTGGTTCATGCAGAAGGCCCACGTTGACGGCACGCCGGAATGGGTCGGTGTCCAGCTTGACCAGACCGCCATGCCGATCCTGCTCGGTGAACGGCTGGAGCAACTGGGCCTGATCTCGAAGGCCGAACTGCTGTCATCCTACCATAGCATGCTGAAGCCCGCCGCCGATTTCCTCAGCCACGGCGGCACGGTGGGGCTAGACTGGAACCATGCCACCATCACCCCGCCCTACAGCCAGCAGGAACGCTGGGAGGAGCAGGAAGGCCACTCCCCTTCGACCACCGCGGCGGTGATCGCCGGCCTGACGGCGGCGGCCGATATCGCCACCCAGGCGGGCGATGCCGATGGCGCCAAGCTTTACAGCGAAAAGGCCGCCGATTATTCCGGAAAACTGGAACAACGCCTTTTCACCACGTCGGGCAAGGTACGCGGCGAGGACAAGCCGGCCAGCTACTTCCTGCGCATCTCGCGTTCGGAAGACGCCAATAATCCGGGCAGCCAGGACAGCCGCAACGGCCGTCCGGCCATGCCCTCGGACCTGATGGTCGACGCCGGCTTCCTCGAACTGGTGCGCTATGGCGTGCGTCCGGCCGATGACAAGGACATCACCGCTTCGCTGGCCGTGATCGATGACCAGACCCTGCCGGAAAATCTGCGCGTGCGTTACGATTTTCATTTCCCCGGCACGGATGTGACCGTCCCCGGCTTCCGCCGTTATGGCAATGACGGCTATGGCGAAGGCACGGAAGGCGGCAATTACGGCCCGATGTCGCCCGACCAGCGCGGGCGCGTCTGGCCAATCTTCACCGGTGAACGCGGCCATTACGAACTGGCGCTCGACAGCCTGAAAGCCGGTGGCGCGACGGACGGCGATATCGCGGCCATTCGCGGCACCTATGTGAAGGGAATGGAACTGTTCGCCAATGAGGGGCTGATGATCCCCGAACAGGTGTTCGATGGCGTCGGTTCGAAGACCGCTCATGACTATACGGTCGGCGAAGGCACGGACAGCGCCACGCCGCTGGCCTGGTCACATGCCGAATATGTCAAGCTTCTGCGCAGTGTGCGTGACCGCCAGGTCTGGGACCGCAACCCGGCCACGTATCAGCGCTTTTCAGACAAGGTCAAAGATTAG
- a CDS encoding alpha/beta hydrolase-fold protein has protein sequence MWRGILIGLAVLFALPAWADGRLDHYPAFASKFITPRQVTVWLPEGYDPAHPLPVLYMQDGQNVFEASRAYGSHTWGIIDMLSTRIKSGDLPPVIVVAIDNGGTLRGREYLPRKIYDRMPPEARARLAKNWGGPPLSDQYLRFLVTELKPFIDKTYATQGDAAHTSVMGSSMGGLISFYAQAEYPQVFGASASLSMHWVLDNPWISTPDDAVNAPLVIQAFDDYLAISPLNPTTSHVYMDQGTETLDAHYRPYSLGVAAAMKARGWQDGPHFSSQIFPGADHSETSWAKRLDIPLNFLLKQKVVASGTLITLPQVTSAYVIPRDIHVWLPDDYDPAKTYKTLYMMDGQNLFSPSQYSGADWGVAEVLPKLIDDGKVSPAIIIGIDNIPDRTREYMPQKVYDHMPADYQVRIRAFEDGKTPNADNFLKFVVTELKPMIDKTYHTAPGPENTSIMGSSMGAHIALYAQGEYPDIFGASASLSMPWLMADPAKDPTAIEADAETVAAGWTAWLKTTKMVPGRNRIYSDQGTVGLDGLFTPYEEKAVAAFRANGWSEANFHAPVYEGAEHSEKDWRQRVDIPLVFLLNR, from the coding sequence ATGTGGCGCGGGATACTGATCGGCCTGGCCGTTCTCTTCGCCCTGCCCGCCTGGGCGGACGGGCGGCTGGATCACTATCCCGCCTTCGCCTCGAAATTCATTACCCCTCGCCAGGTCACGGTCTGGCTGCCGGAAGGCTATGACCCGGCGCATCCCCTGCCGGTGCTTTACATGCAGGACGGCCAGAATGTCTTTGAGGCCAGCCGGGCCTATGGCAGCCACACCTGGGGCATTATTGACATGCTCAGCACACGGATCAAATCCGGCGACCTGCCGCCGGTGATCGTGGTGGCCATCGATAATGGCGGGACCTTGCGCGGCCGCGAATACCTGCCGCGAAAAATCTATGACCGAATGCCACCGGAGGCTCGTGCCCGCCTGGCGAAGAACTGGGGCGGCCCGCCGCTTTCCGATCAGTACCTGCGCTTCCTTGTTACCGAACTAAAGCCCTTTATCGACAAGACCTACGCCACTCAAGGCGATGCGGCCCACACCTCTGTCATGGGGTCGTCGATGGGCGGCCTGATCTCGTTTTACGCGCAAGCCGAATACCCGCAGGTCTTCGGCGCCTCGGCCTCGCTCTCGATGCACTGGGTGCTTGATAATCCATGGATCAGTACGCCGGACGACGCCGTTAATGCACCGCTGGTGATCCAGGCATTTGATGACTATCTCGCCATATCGCCCCTGAATCCCACAACCAGCCATGTCTATATGGACCAGGGCACGGAGACACTCGATGCGCACTACCGCCCCTACAGCCTGGGCGTGGCGGCGGCGATGAAGGCGCGCGGCTGGCAGGACGGCCCGCATTTTTCCTCGCAGATATTCCCCGGCGCCGATCACAGCGAAACATCCTGGGCGAAGCGCCTGGATATTCCGCTGAACTTCCTTTTGAAGCAGAAAGTGGTGGCCAGCGGCACATTGATCACCCTGCCACAGGTGACTTCGGCCTATGTCATCCCGCGCGATATTCATGTCTGGCTGCCGGATGATTACGACCCGGCGAAAACCTACAAGACCCTCTACATGATGGATGGCCAGAACCTGTTTTCGCCCAGCCAGTACAGCGGTGCCGATTGGGGCGTGGCCGAGGTGCTGCCGAAACTGATCGATGACGGCAAGGTGTCACCAGCGATCATTATCGGCATCGACAACATCCCAGACCGGACGCGCGAATACATGCCGCAGAAGGTCTATGACCATATGCCGGCGGATTACCAGGTGCGCATCCGCGCCTTCGAGGATGGCAAAACACCGAATGCGGATAACTTCCTGAAATTCGTCGTCACCGAACTGAAACCGATGATCGACAAGACCTACCACACCGCCCCCGGCCCGGAAAACACCTCGATCATGGGGTCTTCTATGGGCGCCCATATCGCGCTTTATGCGCAAGGGGAATATCCAGATATTTTCGGCGCCTCGGCCTCCCTCTCCATGCCGTGGCTGATGGCCGATCCGGCCAAAGACCCGACCGCGATCGAAGCCGACGCCGAAACCGTGGCCGCCGGCTGGACGGCCTGGCTGAAGACAACGAAGATGGTCCCCGGCCGCAATCGCATCTACAGCGATCAGGGCACGGTGGGGCTCGATGGCCTGTTCACGCCCTATGAGGAAAAGGCCGTGGCGGCTTTCCGCGCCAATGGCTGGAGCGAGGCCAATTTCCACGCCCCCGTTTATGAAGGGGCCGAGCACAGCGAAAAGGATTGGCGCCAGCGCGTGGATATACCGCTTGTCTTCCTGCTGAACCGTTGA
- a CDS encoding RNA pyrophosphohydrolase yields the protein MTTTDKGPEGYRPNVGLVVFNTAGKVWIGHRFGVSGDHAWQFPQGGVDEGEELETAALRELYEETGIRSVTPLGRTKDWIVYDFPPEVLANKRIGKNFRGQKQIWFAYRFTGQDSEVNLTTHGEQEFSRWEWCDLDAVIDRVVHFKRDSYRKVIAELRTLV from the coding sequence ATGACCACTACAGACAAAGGCCCGGAAGGGTATCGCCCCAATGTCGGGCTTGTCGTTTTCAATACCGCCGGAAAGGTGTGGATCGGGCATCGCTTCGGCGTGAGCGGCGACCACGCCTGGCAGTTCCCTCAGGGCGGGGTGGATGAAGGCGAGGAACTGGAAACCGCCGCCCTGCGCGAGCTTTATGAGGAAACCGGTATTCGCTCGGTGACGCCCCTGGGCCGCACAAAGGACTGGATCGTCTATGATTTTCCGCCCGAAGTGCTGGCCAACAAGCGGATCGGCAAGAATTTCAGGGGGCAGAAGCAGATATGGTTCGCCTATCGCTTCACCGGCCAGGATTCTGAGGTCAACCTGACAACCCACGGTGAGCAGGAGTTTTCGCGCTGGGAATGGTGTGATCTCGATGCCGTCATCGACCGCGTGGTCCATTTCAAGCGCGACAGCTATCGCAAGGTTATCGCCGAACTGCGCACCCTGGTCTGA
- a CDS encoding glycoside hydrolase family 97 protein encodes MHTGPSLKALAFSLLAVTAASPALAQDAAPAADVSQSSQAAPKYQTIASADSPDKVLHVDVMLSGDGNLSYQVSRNGQVIVNPSRLGLILANAPKFDRYFSLDKTETTSHDDTWEQPWGERRYVRNHYNELRVDVVQKTWDDRKMTVVFRIYDDGLGFRYEFPDQPQLHKLEIMDELTEFAIADPATAWWDVAGEWNREEYLYNKTPLDEVSEAQTPMTIKTDKGLYISFHEAALVDYAAYWLRRVDGQRLKTRLAPSAMGAPVVRDAPFPTPWRTMEITDTAAGLYNASDLILNLNEPNKLGDVSWVKPYKYVGIWWGMHLNKWTWEAGPRHGATTKNTEDYIDFAAKNGFRGVLVEGWNKGWEDWFGKGWNFSFTESYPDFDLAAISAYGLKKGIHLVGHNETSGNVANYEPQMAAGFAQYEKYGVDSVKTGYVADAGGARVKAADGEVRYTFNDSQEMVRHYLLNVTTAAKYHIAIDTHEPIKDTGLRRTYPNWVSREGQRGMEYNAWGDPQNPPEHEANLVFTRMLSGPMDFTPGILSLEGQGKPIPSTQAKQLALYVVLYSPIQMAADLPENYAKYPKPFQFIKDVPTDWDQSIALNGEPGDFATIVRKDRHSDNWYLGSVTDENERSVDVPLSFLEAGRTYKAQIYRDGPKAGMEGEARFDIVIEEKTVTAGDTLTLRMAPGGGEAIRFVAQKKK; translated from the coding sequence ATGCATACCGGGCCGAGCCTGAAGGCGCTTGCTTTTTCACTCCTGGCGGTAACGGCCGCCAGCCCCGCCCTGGCCCAGGACGCCGCTCCGGCCGCCGATGTCTCGCAATCCTCGCAGGCGGCGCCGAAATACCAGACCATTGCCAGCGCGGACTCACCCGACAAGGTGCTGCATGTCGATGTCATGCTGAGCGGGGATGGCAATCTGTCCTATCAGGTGTCGCGCAACGGTCAGGTCATCGTTAATCCGTCGCGGCTGGGCCTGATCCTGGCCAATGCGCCGAAGTTCGATCGCTATTTCTCACTGGATAAGACAGAAACGACGTCGCACGACGACACCTGGGAGCAGCCGTGGGGCGAGCGCCGCTATGTGCGCAACCATTATAATGAACTGCGCGTCGACGTGGTCCAGAAGACCTGGGATGACCGCAAGATGACCGTGGTCTTCCGCATCTATGATGACGGCCTGGGCTTCCGCTATGAGTTCCCCGACCAGCCGCAGCTTCACAAGCTGGAGATCATGGACGAACTGACCGAGTTCGCCATCGCCGATCCGGCCACCGCCTGGTGGGATGTCGCCGGTGAATGGAACCGCGAGGAATATCTCTATAACAAAACGCCGCTGGACGAGGTCAGCGAGGCCCAGACGCCCATGACGATAAAGACGGACAAGGGGCTCTATATCTCTTTCCATGAGGCGGCCCTGGTCGATTACGCCGCCTACTGGCTGCGTCGCGTCGATGGCCAGCGGTTGAAAACACGCCTGGCGCCTTCGGCCATGGGCGCGCCAGTGGTGCGTGACGCGCCCTTCCCGACGCCGTGGCGGACCATGGAAATCACCGATACCGCCGCCGGACTTTATAACGCATCCGACCTGATCCTGAATCTCAACGAACCCAACAAGCTGGGCGATGTGTCGTGGGTCAAGCCGTATAAATATGTCGGCATCTGGTGGGGGATGCACCTCAACAAGTGGACCTGGGAAGCCGGTCCGCGCCACGGCGCCACCACCAAAAACACCGAGGACTATATCGACTTCGCGGCGAAGAATGGTTTCCGCGGCGTGTTGGTCGAGGGCTGGAACAAGGGCTGGGAAGACTGGTTCGGCAAGGGCTGGAACTTCTCCTTCACCGAAAGCTACCCGGATTTCGACTTAGCCGCGATTTCCGCCTATGGCCTGAAGAAGGGCATCCATCTGGTCGGCCATAACGAGACCTCCGGCAATGTCGCCAACTACGAGCCGCAAATGGCGGCGGGCTTCGCGCAATACGAAAAATATGGCGTGGATTCGGTCAAGACCGGCTATGTCGCCGATGCCGGCGGCGCCCGCGTCAAGGCGGCCGACGGCGAAGTCCGCTACACCTTCAACGACAGCCAGGAAATGGTTCGTCACTATCTGCTGAACGTGACGACCGCGGCCAAATACCATATCGCCATCGATACCCACGAGCCGATCAAGGATACCGGCCTGCGCCGCACCTATCCAAACTGGGTGTCGCGCGAAGGCCAGCGCGGCATGGAATATAACGCCTGGGGCGATCCGCAGAATCCGCCGGAACACGAGGCCAATCTCGTCTTCACCCGCATGCTCTCCGGCCCGATGGATTTCACGCCGGGAATCCTCAGCCTCGAAGGGCAGGGCAAGCCGATCCCGTCCACTCAGGCCAAGCAACTGGCGCTCTACGTCGTCCTCTATTCGCCGATCCAGATGGCCGCTGACCTGCCGGAAAACTACGCTAAATATCCGAAGCCCTTCCAGTTCATCAAGGACGTGCCGACAGACTGGGACCAGTCGATTGCCCTCAATGGCGAGCCGGGTGATTTCGCCACTATCGTGCGCAAGGACCGCCACTCCGACAACTGGTATCTCGGCAGCGTGACCGATGAAAACGAACGCAGCGTCGATGTGCCGCTGAGCTTCCTGGAGGCCGGCCGCACCTACAAGGCGCAGATCTATCGCGATGGTCCGAAGGCCGGCATGGAAGGCGAGGCCCGCTTCGATATCGTCATCGAGGAAAAGACGGTGACGGCTGGCGATACGCTCACCCTGCGCATGGCCCCCGGCGGCGGCGAGGCGATCCGCTTCGTGGCCCAGAAGAAGAAGTAA
- a CDS encoding divergent polysaccharide deacetylase family protein: MFAKPKPSSDLPGRPRFDPPRGARPHMRELPKIWAGRIVETFKKPYVAPVSALAVFTIAAFAFLNLAGDPDAASPSVRINLAKDKAPAASAHAATGDSQAGMQSFTLDSLGLFGDASADTFTDPDAPPVQGTAVITLPGDDGNGAMPAPKFTVSPLPPAPIGGLTQTTDNGPLPIIAPNGQTPASAYARPFKGDGRPMVALVVGGLGLNPATTKQAIEQLPPQVTLSFVPYVSGLQGWIDQARAAGHEVMIEVPMQPTNYPDNDPGPQTLLANARTDDLIGHLNWALSRATGYFAVSNYQGGAFFKDKAGTTVFLQNLKNRGVSFIDDGQARGLQGAWGRASADRIIDNQINSTAIFAQLGGLEATAKSRGSALGTGFAYPVTLAVALKWTQGLDAKGIQLAPASAITHQ; encoded by the coding sequence ATGTTTGCCAAGCCAAAGCCCTCGTCAGACCTGCCCGGCCGCCCGCGCTTCGATCCACCGCGCGGCGCCCGTCCGCACATGCGTGAACTGCCGAAGATCTGGGCCGGACGGATCGTCGAGACCTTCAAAAAGCCCTATGTCGCGCCGGTTTCGGCCCTGGCCGTTTTCACCATCGCCGCCTTCGCCTTCCTGAACCTGGCCGGTGACCCCGACGCGGCTTCGCCCTCGGTCCGCATCAACCTCGCCAAGGACAAGGCCCCGGCCGCCAGCGCGCACGCCGCGACAGGCGACAGCCAGGCCGGTATGCAGTCCTTCACGCTCGACAGCCTGGGCCTCTTCGGCGATGCCAGCGCCGATACCTTCACCGATCCAGATGCACCGCCGGTCCAGGGCACGGCCGTGATCACCCTTCCGGGAGATGACGGCAACGGCGCCATGCCCGCGCCGAAATTCACCGTCTCTCCTCTGCCCCCGGCGCCGATCGGCGGACTGACCCAGACGACGGACAACGGTCCGCTGCCGATCATCGCCCCCAATGGCCAGACCCCGGCCTCGGCCTATGCCCGTCCGTTCAAAGGCGATGGCCGGCCGATGGTGGCGCTCGTCGTCGGTGGGCTGGGCCTCAATCCGGCCACCACGAAGCAAGCCATCGAGCAACTGCCGCCGCAGGTTACCCTGTCCTTCGTGCCTTATGTTTCCGGGCTCCAGGGCTGGATCGACCAGGCGCGCGCCGCTGGTCATGAGGTCATGATAGAGGTGCCTATGCAGCCGACCAACTATCCGGACAATGACCCCGGCCCGCAGACCCTGCTCGCCAATGCCCGCACCGACGACCTGATCGGCCACCTGAACTGGGCGCTGTCGCGCGCCACGGGCTATTTCGCCGTCTCTAATTACCAGGGCGGCGCGTTCTTCAAGGACAAGGCCGGCACCACGGTCTTCCTGCAAAACCTCAAGAACCGCGGCGTCAGCTTCATCGATGACGGCCAGGCGCGCGGATTGCAAGGCGCCTGGGGACGTGCCTCGGCCGACCGCATCATTGACAACCAGATCAACTCGACCGCCATTTTTGCCCAGTTGGGCGGGCTGGAAGCCACCGCCAAAAGCCGCGGTTCCGCACTCGGCACCGGCTTCGCCTATCCGGTAACGCTCGCCGTGGCGCTCAAATGGACGCAAGGCCTGGACGCGAAAGGGATACAACTCGCGCCCGCCTCGGCGATCACCCACCAATGA
- the atpH gene encoding ATP synthase F1 subunit delta, which yields MNDQYRETEAGERYARAAFDLAQDGKVLEKVHGDLANLKALLNSSAELRIFVASQVYKSDVKLNGLLAVAKSLKLNALTQKALGVLAANGRMDHLFPFITAFNKLYDAEKGIVSAEVTSAVALSDAQLEDLKKTLAKTLGQSAEISTRVDPALLGGLKVRVGSRLFDASLKTKLDSLKFALKKA from the coding sequence GTGAACGATCAATACCGAGAAACGGAAGCCGGCGAGCGTTATGCCCGTGCTGCCTTTGACCTCGCCCAGGACGGCAAGGTTCTCGAAAAGGTGCATGGCGATCTGGCGAATCTGAAGGCGCTCCTTAATTCCAGCGCCGAACTGCGTATTTTCGTCGCCAGCCAGGTCTATAAGTCGGACGTCAAGCTGAACGGCCTGTTGGCCGTCGCCAAAAGCCTGAAGCTCAACGCCCTGACCCAAAAGGCGCTCGGCGTCCTGGCCGCCAATGGTCGCATGGACCATCTGTTCCCCTTCATCACCGCTTTCAACAAGCTGTACGACGCCGAAAAGGGCATTGTCAGCGCGGAAGTGACCTCGGCTGTCGCGCTTTCCGATGCGCAGTTGGAAGACCTCAAAAAGACCCTGGCCAAGACGCTGGGTCAATCTGCCGAAATCAGCACCCGTGTTGATCCGGCGCTCCTGGGCGGGCTCAAGGTCCGCGTAGGCTCGCGTCTCTTCGACGCCTCCCTCAAGACAAAACTCGATTCCCTTAAATTCGCCCTTAAAAAAGCGTAA
- a CDS encoding F0F1 ATP synthase subunit gamma — MASLKDMRTQIGSVKATQKITKAMQMVAAAKLKRAQDSAENARPYAKRMAAVIANLARGITGDSAPQMLVGNGATTHQLVVVATADRGLAGGFNSNIVRAAREFIAQQTAAGNKVRLITIGRKGRDQLKRQFGDKIVESFDLSGTKVLTIDVVAPIADLIAREFSEGRADVVTLFYSRFQSVIAQVPSAKRLIPADVDLSALEDTHGAVYEYEPSEEELLETLLPRNLSVQLLASLLENNAGFYASQMSAMDNATRNAGEMINAMTLKYNRKRQAQITTELIEIIAGAEAL; from the coding sequence ATGGCAAGCTTAAAGGACATGCGCACGCAGATCGGAAGCGTCAAGGCGACGCAGAAGATCACGAAAGCGATGCAGATGGTGGCGGCCGCCAAGCTCAAGCGCGCGCAGGATTCGGCTGAAAACGCCCGGCCCTACGCCAAACGCATGGCAGCGGTCATCGCCAACCTGGCCCGTGGCATCACCGGTGATTCCGCCCCGCAGATGCTGGTCGGCAATGGCGCTACGACCCATCAACTGGTCGTCGTCGCCACCGCTGACCGCGGCCTGGCCGGCGGGTTCAATTCAAACATCGTCCGCGCCGCCCGCGAATTCATCGCCCAGCAAACCGCCGCCGGTAACAAGGTCCGCCTCATCACCATCGGCCGCAAGGGTCGTGACCAGTTGAAGCGCCAGTTCGGCGACAAGATCGTCGAGAGCTTCGACCTGTCCGGCACCAAGGTGCTGACGATCGATGTCGTGGCCCCGATCGCCGACCTGATCGCCCGCGAATTCTCCGAAGGCCGCGCCGATGTCGTGACCCTCTTCTATTCGCGCTTCCAGTCGGTCATCGCCCAGGTGCCTTCCGCTAAGCGCCTGATCCCGGCTGATGTCGATCTCTCCGCCCTGGAAGATACCCACGGTGCGGTTTACGAATACGAGCCGTCCGAGGAGGAGCTTTTAGAGACGCTCCTGCCGCGTAACCTGTCGGTGCAGCTTCTGGCCAGCCTGCTGGAGAACAATGCCGGCTTCTACGCCTCGCAGATGAGCGCCATGGATAACGCCACGCGTAATGCCGGCGAAATGATCAACGCCATGACCCTGAAATATAACCGTAAACGCCAGGCCCAGATCACGACTGAACTGATCGAGATCATCGCCGGCGCCGAAGCCCTGTAG